The sequence below is a genomic window from Candidatus Deferrimicrobiaceae bacterium.
AGGGGGAATTTCTCGTACCGGGAGAAAAACCGCGCGGCACGCCGTATCCGCGGGACGGGGACGCGCACCTTCCGGGCCCGGACACCGGCCGCCGCCGCGATCCGGTCGACCAGCTCGTTGTACGTGAACCGCTCCGGTCCGCCGACGTCGAACGCGGTCGTTACCGTGTCGGGGCGGGCAAGACAGTCCACGATCCCCTTGACCACATCCCCGACGAACACGGGCTGCAGGAAGAACTCGCCGTCTCCCGGAACGGGGAGAACCGGGGTCCGATGCAATGCCCGCCCGAGCTCGCCGATGAACCGGTCCCCCGGGCCGAAGATCCCGCTCGGCCGGAAGATGGTCCAGGCAAGGCCGGACTGCCGGACGATCTCCTCCGCTCTCCCCTTCGAGTCGAAATATCCGCCGGTGCTGCCCGGCGCCGCCCCGAGGGCGCTTACGTGCACGAACCGGGGGATCCGCCAAAGCTTCGCCGCGTGCACGGCGTTCCGGGTGCCCTCCCCATGAACCTTCTCGAACGTGACGTCCTTTCCCGGGACCTCCCGGATGATCCCCGCCAGGTGCACGATCGCATTCGTGCTCTGGGCGGCGTTTTCCACGGACTCCCGGTTGGTGATGTCGCCCGGCGTCACCCGGCTCGCGCCCCGGATATCGTCGGGGATGGTTCCCTCGGAGCCGATCCGGACAAGGAGGCGGGGGAGATAGCCCCGCGCGATCAATGCGCGGCACACGTGCCTCCCGAGAAACCCGGTTCCCCCGGTGACGAGCACCTCCCGGTAATCCAGAAACGGCACCTTTTCCATGTCCATGAGATGCCTCGGACAGGCAGGGGATTCGACCCGGTCCCGCATCGCCTCCGCTTGCCTTTCGCCCCGGCTTTATGGCATGTAACAAGGGAGAGACCCGCTATTCATCGAACCCCCAATGCCGAACCAGGAGGAAGCCATGCCGACCTACTCCTTCGAATGCAGGAGATGCAAGAAAAAATTCCAGGAAATCCTCTCCTTCTCGGAATACGAGGAGGGGAAGCGAAAGTGTCCGAAGTGCGGAAGCAAGGACGTGTTCCAGGTCCTGGAGACCTTCTACGCCAAGACCTCGCGGAAGTCGTAGGGAAAAGACGCCGTGGAGGAGTTTGCCGGAGTCGAGACGTGGCGGGTGTTCCGCATCATGAGCGAGTTCGTGGAGGGGTTCGAAGCCCTCCGTAACGTCGGCCCGGCCGTCTCCATCTTCGGCAGCGCCCGGGCCCGGCGGAACGACTGGTCCTACCGGAACGCCTGCAAGGTGGCGGAAACCCTCTCGCGAAAGGGATACTCCATCATCTCCGGCGGGGGCCCCGGCATCATGGAGGCGGCGAACCGGGGAGCCCAGCGCGGCAAGGGGCTCTCCATCGGGCTCAACATCCTGCTCCCCGAGGAGCAGC
It includes:
- a CDS encoding FmdB family zinc ribbon protein; the protein is MPTYSFECRRCKKKFQEILSFSEYEEGKRKCPKCGSKDVFQVLETFYAKTSRKS
- a CDS encoding complex I NDUFA9 subunit family protein; the encoded protein is MRDRVESPACPRHLMDMEKVPFLDYREVLVTGGTGFLGRHVCRALIARGYLPRLLVRIGSEGTIPDDIRGASRVTPGDITNRESVENAAQSTNAIVHLAGIIREVPGKDVTFEKVHGEGTRNAVHAAKLWRIPRFVHVSALGAAPGSTGGYFDSKGRAEEIVRQSGLAWTIFRPSGIFGPGDRFIGELGRALHRTPVLPVPGDGEFFLQPVFVGDVVKGIVDCLARPDTVTTAFDVGGPERFTYNELVDRIAAAAGVRARKVRVPVPRIRRAARFFSRYEKFPLTADMLDVLLAGHTCDSGSYYSAFGLTPFPLSGYLAQANGTGNAGGGGDITGDAGMSPGMGEKNSRSSVAA